From Bacteroidetes bacterium GWF2_43_63, a single genomic window includes:
- a CDS encoding peptidoglycan synthetase — MRIHFIAIGGAAMHQLAIALHLNGNKVSGSDDEIFDPALSNLRRYDLIGADYNWNPDAITRDIDLIILGMHARIDNPELIKARDLGLDVVSFPEFVYRSSQNKKRVVIGGSHGKTTITSMIMHVLKECGRPFDYLVGSRVRGFEVMVSINEKNDLIVIEGDEYLSSCLDPRPKFHHYHPHIAVVSGIEWDHINVFPEFEQYVDAFRTFVSAVPDDGSIIWCSNDHNVAQLMSEFKGVAEKVPYAAVPHIIADDQVKVLCGSVPIPVNVFGEHNMLNMSAALEVCRRLGISDESFFSAISGFEGAARRLETIYEEGGLRIFRDFAHAPSKLKATVNAVKSRFPEEQLIAVFELHTFSSMNRKFLPHYAHALDQADVAAVYFSPHAFELKKLEPFSEAETRDGFKRNDICVLTNPDAMIDFVRANLKKPANILLMSSGNFDNANFDRIPLLN, encoded by the coding sequence ATGAGAATTCATTTTATTGCTATCGGCGGGGCAGCCATGCATCAACTGGCCATTGCACTGCACCTCAACGGAAATAAAGTATCAGGATCCGACGATGAAATTTTTGATCCGGCACTATCCAATCTCAGACGATATGATCTGATTGGCGCTGATTATAACTGGAATCCAGATGCAATCACACGCGACATAGATCTGATAATTCTTGGGATGCATGCCCGGATTGATAATCCTGAGCTTATTAAGGCAAGGGACCTGGGACTCGATGTGGTTTCTTTTCCTGAATTTGTTTATCGTTCCAGTCAGAATAAAAAACGTGTGGTAATCGGCGGTTCGCATGGCAAAACCACCATCACTTCGATGATTATGCATGTGCTGAAAGAGTGCGGACGACCTTTCGATTACCTTGTCGGAAGCCGTGTTCGTGGGTTCGAGGTCATGGTTTCGATCAATGAAAAAAACGATCTGATTGTTATTGAGGGCGACGAATATCTTTCAAGTTGCCTCGATCCACGTCCGAAATTTCATCACTATCATCCGCACATTGCGGTTGTAAGCGGCATTGAATGGGATCACATCAATGTCTTTCCTGAATTTGAACAATATGTTGATGCTTTCCGGACCTTTGTTTCAGCAGTACCCGATGACGGCAGCATTATCTGGTGCAGCAACGATCACAATGTAGCTCAGCTGATGTCGGAGTTTAAAGGTGTTGCCGAAAAAGTCCCTTATGCTGCCGTTCCGCATATAATTGCTGATGATCAGGTGAAAGTATTATGCGGTTCTGTTCCTATACCAGTTAATGTTTTTGGCGAACATAATATGCTGAACATGTCAGCGGCGCTCGAAGTGTGTCGCAGACTTGGAATCAGCGATGAGTCGTTTTTCTCCGCCATTTCCGGATTCGAAGGCGCCGCGCGGCGTCTGGAGACTATTTATGAGGAGGGCGGCTTACGTATTTTTCGTGATTTCGCACATGCTCCGAGCAAGCTGAAAGCTACGGTCAATGCGGTTAAATCCCGTTTTCCCGAAGAGCAGCTGATTGCCGTTTTCGAACTGCACACGTTTAGCAGTATGAATAGGAAATTTCTTCCTCACTACGCCCATGCGCTCGATCAGGCCGATGTAGCGGCTGTATATTTCTCGCCGCATGCTTTTGAATTGAAAAAGCTGGAGCCCTTTTCTGAAGCCGAAACCCGTGATGGCTTTAAAAGAAATGACATATGTGTTCTTACAAATCCCGATGCTATGATTGACTTTGTCCGGGCAAATCTGAAAAAACCGGCAAATATATTGCTAATGAGCTCCGGCAATTTCGACAATGCAAATTTTGACAGAATTCCATTGTTGAACTAA